Genomic DNA from Triticum dicoccoides isolate Atlit2015 ecotype Zavitan chromosome 4B, WEW_v2.0, whole genome shotgun sequence:
CCATCTGCCGGCGCCGCCTCAGCCGACGGGTCCATCCACCTGTACCGAGCATACAGGCCAGCAACGCCAACCAAGGCCACCGCCACGGCGAGGAGCAGTGCCCTCACCATCCCACTCCTTCTCCGGTCCCTGGCGAAGCCGTACGCCTGCCGGCCGGCAGACGCCGGCTGGCGTGCGCCTTCCCCGTCGTCGCTGGCGTAGTCGTCCTCGTCACCCGCACGACGCTTCCTAGCgtcctcctccatctcctcgtggCGCTTCTTCTCTTCTGCGGCAGCGGCGTGCCGCGCAGCTTCCGCCTCGTGGTCTGCCGCTGACTTTGGGGCGTCCTCGAGGGGCGTGAGCCTGGGCATGATGACGTGGAGGACGCCGTCCTTCTCGAACCTGGCGCGGATGCCGCCGGCGTTGCAGCCCTCGGGGACCTGGAACTCCTTGCGGAAGCGGCTCCACTGGCCGCCCTCGAGCGGCCGCTCGCCGCTGACCCTCAGCCGGCCGTAGTTGTCGATCTGCACCCTCAGGTGCTCCTTCTTGAACCCTGCTTTGCACATACGCATAACAGGCGTCGCGTCGTCAGCGGAAATACACGAAGGGCGTTAAGAACAGAAGCAGAGGGATACGAGCGTGCGGGCGTACCGGGGAGGTTGACGACGAAGGTCTGCTTGGCGGCGTCCTCGACGAGGTCGTGcgacggcacgaagtcgacgtaggTCCGTGCGGCGGCCATGGCTAGCTGGCGAAAGGTGGCGCGAGCTGCTCTGAAAGAGTCTCGTAAGGCGAGGGTGGATCAGGAGGATCGGTGGCTCAAGCTGATGATGTAAATCGATGTGCTGTGTGCGCAATATATATGTGCCGGGGTGCGCGTGGGTGGAGTGCGGCGAGGGGGGAGGAATTGCTTGGCGGAAAGGGCCGGGCACGCCTGCGCAAGGGAAGcaagcgatcgatcgatcgggACTGGTACGTTGCGGG
This window encodes:
- the LOC119291459 gene encoding inactive protein RESTRICTED TEV MOVEMENT 2-like, producing MAAARTYVDFVPSHDLVEDAAKQTFVVNLPGFKKEHLRVQIDNYGRLRVSGERPLEGGQWSRFRKEFQVPEGCNAGGIRARFEKDGVLHVIMPRLTPLEDAPKSAADHEAEAARHAAAAEEKKRHEEMEEDARKRRAGDEDDYASDDGEGARQPASAGRQAYGFARDRRRSGMVRALLLAVAVALVGVAGLYARYRWMDPSAEAAPADGATVGLSDY